In a single window of the Planctomycetia bacterium genome:
- a CDS encoding ASCH domain-containing protein yields MQHHLVVVREQYLKLLLSGHKRIECRLSAIRRAPYQAVAEGDLLWFKLSSGPVLAVAVVERAESRTSDSGADLVRWVKSHDRLIHAEPAFYSDAADWVRFATLVWLKAVIAIRPMRISKTDQRAWVALKNAPRPGMRIDSANDVALAAKGPSSRRPRTPE; encoded by the coding sequence ATGCAGCATCATTTGGTCGTTGTGCGCGAGCAATACCTGAAGCTGCTGCTCTCAGGTCACAAGCGCATCGAGTGCCGCCTCTCCGCCATCCGCCGCGCTCCCTACCAGGCCGTCGCCGAGGGCGACCTGCTCTGGTTCAAGCTGTCGTCCGGCCCCGTCCTGGCCGTCGCCGTCGTGGAGCGCGCCGAGTCCCGGACGTCGGACTCCGGCGCCGATCTCGTCCGCTGGGTGAAGTCGCACGATCGACTCATCCACGCCGAACCCGCGTTCTATAGCGACGCGGCGGACTGGGTCAGGTTCGCCACCCTCGTCTGGCTGAAGGCCGTCATCGCCATCCGGCCGATGCGCATCAGCAAGACCGATCAAAGGGCATGGGTGGCCTTGAAAAACGCCCCGCGACCCGGCATGCGAATCGACAGTGCAAACGATGTTGCACTCGCCGCTAAAGGCCCATCTTCACGGCGGCCCCGCACACCAGAATGA
- a CDS encoding cytochrome b/b6 domain-containing protein, which translates to MSTTANHTVNPTAELKSTTGATDARGERIHGNVLIWDLPTRIFHGLLAGGFIAATVIALWFGEHSKLFPYHAIIGLVIALMIGLRVVWGLVGTRYARFSSFIFGPRAVLEYMKGVLARTGKLHIGHNPGSAYAIFVMLALVLALVATGILIGQGSESAEDLHEILAYIMIGMVIVHILGVVIHTVRRRENIIASMIHGQKNAKPGDAIRSSHPVVALGFLAIAGAFAFGLIRDFDPTTQTTRLPILGVTLQLSEAEHKDGHRNDPGDAKHKVKDEDD; encoded by the coding sequence ATGTCAACGACAGCGAACCACACTGTAAATCCGACGGCGGAATTGAAAAGCACAACCGGGGCCACGGACGCGCGCGGTGAGCGGATCCATGGAAACGTTCTAATCTGGGATCTTCCAACACGAATTTTTCACGGGTTGTTGGCCGGCGGTTTCATTGCCGCGACCGTCATCGCCTTGTGGTTCGGTGAACACAGCAAGCTCTTTCCGTATCACGCGATCATCGGTTTGGTGATTGCGCTGATGATCGGCCTGCGCGTCGTGTGGGGACTCGTGGGTACGCGCTACGCCCGATTCAGTTCATTCATATTCGGGCCCCGCGCGGTTCTCGAATACATGAAGGGCGTGCTGGCCCGCACCGGCAAACTGCACATCGGACACAACCCCGGCTCGGCTTATGCGATCTTCGTCATGCTCGCCCTGGTCCTCGCCCTCGTCGCGACGGGAATCCTGATCGGGCAAGGTAGCGAGAGCGCGGAGGATCTGCACGAGATCCTCGCGTACATCATGATTGGCATGGTCATCGTCCACATCCTTGGCGTCGTGATTCACACCGTTCGACGACGCGAGAACATCATCGCCAGCATGATTCACGGCCAAAAGAATGCCAAGCCTGGTGACGCGATTCGCTCCTCGCATCCGGTCGTCGCGCTCGGCTTCCTGGCCATCGCCGGGGCGTTTGCATTCGGACTCATCCGCGATTTCGACCCGACCACCCAAACCACTCGGCTGCCGATCCTCGGCGTCACGTTGCAGCTCAGTGAGGCGGAACACAAAGACGGACACCGGAATGATCCCGGCGATGCAAAACACAAAGTGAAGGATGAAGACGACTAA